A part of Victivallis lenta genomic DNA contains:
- a CDS encoding alkaline phosphatase family protein, which yields MKDAIEVFLFIDALGWELVQSTGFLSRELPERRCIRMQFGYSCSAIPTILSGRTPAEHGHLCLFCYDPPHSPFRLLGALHPLLRPRSFWERGRVRNVLSRLVKKLYGFTGYFQLYRMPLDRIGLMDYCEKRNLFAAKGMGEAGNLYDLLAASGLGFHISDWRSSDAENLAEACRLTEAEACDFLFVYTAELDGLEHECVGRPEIIRRKLAFYEERVARLLETGRAHARNFRLTVISDHGMTPLAGTADLRAAVEKSGLRFGEDYAACYDSTMLRVHFLKPGAKQALCDALAPFAGSGRWLTEEEERGYGIYRADRRFGDAIFLMNPGIQIVPSDMGGKALNGMHGFDPADRDSAAAILSNTPLPDDVTQVADYFRLMKHRIGQLAEARR from the coding sequence ATGAAAGACGCCATCGAGGTATTCCTCTTTATCGACGCACTCGGCTGGGAACTGGTGCAGTCGACCGGTTTTCTCAGCCGCGAGCTGCCGGAACGGCGGTGCATCCGCATGCAGTTCGGTTATTCGTGCAGCGCGATTCCGACGATTCTGTCGGGGCGCACGCCGGCCGAGCACGGACACCTGTGCCTGTTCTGCTACGACCCGCCGCATTCGCCGTTCAGGCTGCTCGGCGCGCTGCATCCGCTGCTGCGTCCGCGCTCGTTCTGGGAGCGGGGGCGGGTGCGGAATGTGCTTTCGCGCCTGGTGAAGAAGCTGTACGGCTTTACCGGATATTTCCAGCTCTACCGCATGCCCCTGGACCGGATCGGCTTGATGGACTACTGCGAGAAACGCAATCTGTTCGCGGCGAAAGGGATGGGGGAGGCGGGGAATCTGTATGACCTGCTGGCCGCAAGCGGGCTCGGTTTCCATATCTCCGACTGGCGGAGCAGCGACGCCGAAAATCTGGCCGAAGCGTGCCGGCTGACCGAAGCGGAAGCGTGCGATTTCCTCTTCGTCTACACGGCGGAGCTCGACGGGCTTGAGCACGAGTGCGTCGGCCGGCCGGAGATAATCCGGCGGAAGCTCGCGTTTTATGAGGAGCGGGTCGCCCGGCTGCTCGAAACCGGGCGCGCCCACGCCCGGAATTTCCGCCTGACCGTGATTTCGGATCACGGCATGACGCCGCTTGCCGGTACGGCCGACCTTCGCGCGGCGGTAGAAAAGAGCGGCCTGCGCTTCGGCGAGGATTACGCGGCCTGCTACGATTCGACCATGTTGAGAGTGCACTTTCTGAAACCCGGCGCGAAGCAGGCGCTCTGCGATGCGCTCGCCCCGTTCGCCGGTTCGGGCCGCTGGCTGACGGAGGAAGAGGAGCGCGGATACGGCATCTACCGCGCGGACCGCAGGTTCGGCGACGCGATTTTCCTCATGAATCCCGGCATTCAGATCGTTCCGTCCGACATGGGCGGCAAGGCGTTGAACGGCATGCACGGCTTCGACCCGGCCGACCGCGACTCCGCCGCCGCGATCCTGTCGAATACGCCGCTGCCGGACGATGTGACGCAGGTCGCCGACTATTTCCGGCTTATGAAACATCGGATCGGGCAGCTCGCGGAGGCGCGCCGATGA
- a CDS encoding glycoside hydrolase family 9 protein, whose product MKILLCISAVAAMLSLAAAEPRGVWRIEHLDGRTLALTGDYTSFLRERYAAEKLEALKELCRQPSPEWKRTFGLNFSAAGVIGRYRPEIAGMLQQFDRIRVTDAAGSAHAVEKAGYWLNPTGAARFPDGNGRERLTRNADVAHFVFLRFAEPLAPGAGYVISLPTGETLAYRFDPDNVPSLLFKQNQLGYAPQARRKYAYLGAWLGDAGPLPMKEYIGRSFELCDAATGSAVFSGPVAARMEDPVSPQGTPFTGEETAELDFSSVSAPGTYFLRVPGIGRSPDFRIDGRSIADAFYIHARGLYHKRCGIAKEKPYTNWTTPLCHREVLRGTFPPDDGQYNAAPKGKTRDWGFFDSHGNSISVKHFNLIAENLPADPEPLFLPGGWHDAADFDRRPCHLSIVGDLAAAYLLKPENFSDGQLDLPESGNGVPDILDEARWGLEHLRLAQQPDGGVGTWIETDHHPTPAEYLPSSPQKPFRLSLATRAGTLEYAAYASMLALALRQAGDAAGSELCRESARRAWEYALNPANRKIQYYSYYLDKRKQMISYREPKELPAEFLLKAGANLRLLYGDAAYLEPLAGRGKELADLIRRESWRWSPFLFVELEVFRDRLEEFGELRRFWTGRVVQEAREMAGQIDGGYPYRIAWYGARNWKAGRMSWGNCHPLRRALTLLAAYAYSGEKSFLDAAYLCNDFHNGANPNGTTMTSGLGYRCPVRFLDFTSYADGIAEFVPGITPYRNTYGIARDDVRLAHGLYYGKRPEAGFAGISKSLLPLSLRGGRELAEDESAKLLSRAWPIWRRWANVEPYSVAASEYTVWETIAPAAAATGLLLDRAYPPEPGAKERVPAADITQLPGYAPLP is encoded by the coding sequence ATGAAAATTCTGCTTTGCATTTCAGCAGTTGCGGCGATGCTGTCGCTTGCCGCCGCCGAACCGCGCGGCGTCTGGAGAATCGAGCATCTCGACGGGAGGACGCTGGCGCTGACCGGCGATTATACCAGTTTTCTGCGCGAACGCTACGCCGCCGAGAAGCTTGAGGCGCTGAAGGAGCTCTGCCGGCAGCCGTCGCCGGAGTGGAAGCGGACGTTCGGCCTCAACTTTTCCGCCGCCGGGGTGATCGGCCGGTACCGGCCGGAGATCGCCGGGATGCTTCAGCAGTTCGACCGCATCCGGGTGACGGACGCCGCCGGAAGCGCGCACGCCGTCGAAAAGGCCGGTTACTGGCTGAATCCGACCGGCGCGGCCCGCTTTCCGGACGGGAACGGACGGGAGCGGCTGACGCGGAACGCCGATGTCGCGCACTTCGTCTTCCTGCGTTTTGCGGAGCCGCTGGCGCCGGGGGCGGGCTATGTGATTTCACTGCCGACCGGCGAGACGCTCGCTTACCGGTTCGACCCGGACAATGTGCCGTCCCTCCTGTTCAAACAGAACCAGCTCGGTTATGCGCCGCAGGCCCGGCGCAAATATGCGTATCTCGGCGCATGGCTCGGCGACGCGGGGCCGCTGCCGATGAAGGAATATATCGGCAGGAGCTTCGAGCTGTGCGATGCGGCGACCGGCAGTGCGGTGTTTTCCGGTCCGGTCGCGGCGCGGATGGAGGACCCGGTTTCGCCGCAGGGGACGCCATTTACCGGCGAAGAGACGGCGGAGCTCGATTTTTCGTCCGTTTCGGCGCCGGGAACCTATTTCCTGCGCGTGCCCGGCATCGGCCGCAGTCCGGATTTCCGGATCGACGGCCGCAGCATCGCCGACGCCTTCTACATCCACGCCCGCGGGCTCTACCACAAGCGCTGCGGGATCGCAAAGGAGAAGCCGTATACGAACTGGACGACGCCGCTCTGCCACCGCGAAGTCCTGCGCGGCACGTTCCCGCCGGACGACGGTCAGTACAACGCCGCTCCGAAAGGGAAAACGCGCGACTGGGGATTCTTCGATTCACACGGCAACAGCATATCCGTCAAGCATTTCAACCTGATTGCGGAGAATCTTCCGGCCGACCCGGAGCCGCTGTTCCTGCCCGGCGGCTGGCACGATGCGGCCGACTTCGACCGCCGTCCCTGCCACCTGTCGATCGTCGGTGACCTGGCTGCGGCGTATCTGCTGAAACCGGAGAACTTCAGCGACGGGCAGCTCGATCTTCCGGAGAGCGGCAACGGCGTGCCGGACATTCTCGACGAGGCGCGCTGGGGACTCGAACACCTGCGGCTCGCGCAGCAGCCGGACGGCGGCGTCGGAACCTGGATCGAGACCGATCATCACCCGACACCGGCCGAGTACCTGCCGTCGAGCCCGCAGAAACCGTTCCGGCTCTCCCTGGCGACCCGGGCGGGCACGCTCGAATATGCCGCCTATGCGTCGATGCTCGCGCTCGCGCTGCGGCAGGCCGGGGATGCCGCCGGTTCGGAGCTCTGCCGGGAGTCGGCGCGCCGGGCCTGGGAGTATGCCCTGAATCCGGCGAACCGGAAGATTCAGTATTATTCGTATTACCTGGACAAGCGCAAGCAGATGATCAGCTACCGCGAACCGAAGGAGCTGCCGGCGGAATTCCTGCTCAAAGCCGGTGCGAATCTCCGGCTGCTGTACGGCGATGCCGCTTATCTCGAACCGCTTGCGGGGAGAGGGAAGGAGCTGGCTGACCTGATCCGGCGGGAGTCATGGCGCTGGTCGCCGTTTCTGTTCGTCGAGCTCGAGGTTTTCCGGGACCGGCTGGAGGAGTTCGGGGAGCTCCGCCGCTTCTGGACCGGCAGGGTTGTTCAGGAAGCCCGCGAGATGGCCGGGCAGATCGATGGCGGCTATCCGTACCGGATTGCGTGGTACGGCGCGCGGAACTGGAAGGCGGGCAGGATGTCCTGGGGGAACTGTCATCCGCTCCGGCGCGCGCTGACGCTGCTGGCCGCTTACGCTTATTCGGGGGAAAAGAGTTTTCTCGATGCGGCCTATCTCTGCAACGATTTCCACAACGGGGCGAATCCGAACGGGACGACGATGACCAGCGGGCTCGGCTACCGCTGTCCGGTCCGCTTCCTCGACTTTACGAGCTACGCCGACGGGATCGCGGAGTTCGTCCCCGGCATCACGCCGTACCGCAACACCTACGGCATCGCGCGGGACGATGTCCGGCTGGCGCACGGGCTCTATTACGGCAAGCGGCCCGAAGCCGGTTTCGCCGGCATTTCGAAATCGCTTCTGCCGCTGTCGCTCCGCGGCGGCAGGGAACTTGCCGAGGACGAAAGCGCGAAGCTCCTGTCGCGGGCGTGGCCGATCTGGCGCCGCTGGGCGAACGTCGAGCCGTACTCCGTCGCGGCGAGCGAATATACGGTCTGGGAGACGATCGCTCCGGCGGCGGCGGCGACCGGGCTTCTGCTCGACCGCGCCTATCCGCCGGAGCCGGGAGCGAAGGAACGCGTCCCCGCCGCCGATATCACGCAGCTGCCCGGCTATGCGCCGCTGCCCTGA
- a CDS encoding glycosyltransferase family 2 protein produces MGDAVTQPEFSIVVPACNVGRYAKDMIASIRNQTDPDFEALLVVEESTDGTLEICRAETAGDARFRVISLPRSGSASNSRNYGIRHAAGKYLVFLDGDDWIEPESIGRFREAVREYGELDILFACGSEYGERPDGGCRYLGRFLNLDGADAGKIMTGNEAAVRVLRAGRLPSVCVCLSVYRREFLLEHALFQVPGMRHEDLEWVPRVWYFAERTAVLDYSFVNYRKHAGSVTTSLIPQSIHDIAAALDALFDFWFSHDASGELRRVWASHWLSVFFWYFYHPQYIVKFPEKDRREAFFEFFNRQGHRCREVARHAPRAKRLATPLLLLAWKTGWEYPVRCYFRYLYYPLIALKGKAAGK; encoded by the coding sequence ATGGGAGACGCAGTGACGCAGCCGGAATTTTCAATTGTCGTGCCGGCCTGCAACGTCGGCCGTTATGCGAAGGATATGATCGCTTCGATCCGGAACCAGACCGATCCGGATTTCGAAGCGCTTCTGGTGGTCGAGGAGTCGACCGACGGCACGCTGGAGATCTGCCGGGCCGAGACGGCCGGGGATGCGCGTTTCCGGGTGATCTCCCTGCCGCGCAGCGGTTCGGCGTCGAATTCGCGCAATTACGGAATCCGCCATGCGGCCGGGAAATATCTGGTTTTCCTCGACGGCGACGACTGGATCGAGCCGGAGTCGATCGGGAGATTTCGCGAAGCGGTCCGCGAATACGGCGAACTCGACATTCTGTTTGCGTGCGGCAGCGAGTACGGGGAACGGCCGGACGGCGGCTGCCGTTATCTGGGGCGCTTTCTGAATCTGGACGGCGCCGACGCCGGGAAGATCATGACCGGGAACGAGGCGGCGGTGCGGGTGCTCCGGGCCGGCCGGCTGCCGAGCGTCTGCGTCTGCCTGTCGGTCTACCGCCGGGAGTTTCTGCTGGAACACGCGCTTTTTCAGGTGCCGGGCATGCGGCACGAGGATCTCGAATGGGTGCCGAGGGTCTGGTATTTCGCGGAACGGACGGCCGTGCTCGACTACTCCTTCGTGAATTACCGGAAGCACGCGGGGTCGGTTACGACCAGCCTGATTCCGCAGTCGATTCATGACATCGCCGCGGCGCTCGACGCGCTTTTCGACTTCTGGTTCAGTCACGATGCGTCCGGGGAGCTCAGGAGGGTATGGGCTTCGCACTGGCTGTCGGTTTTCTTCTGGTACTTCTATCATCCGCAATATATCGTGAAGTTTCCGGAAAAAGACCGCCGGGAGGCGTTTTTCGAGTTTTTCAACCGCCAGGGACATCGCTGCCGCGAGGTGGCCCGTCATGCGCCGCGCGCGAAGCGTCTGGCGACGCCGCTGCTGCTGCTGGCGTGGAAAACAGGCTGGGAGTACCCGGTGCGCTGTTACTTCAGGTATCTCTATTATCCGTTGATCGCCCTGAAGGGAAAGGCGGCGGGAAAATGA
- a CDS encoding glycosyltransferase family 2 protein — protein MPDKRPLLSIIVPVYNTSERLEACLESLLAQTAADLELILVDDGSTDRSADICRAFQSRDPGRIRFFSGPNRGVSAARNRGLDAAAGEWIAFCDSDDRADPELYRVLHANAVARNAELSCCAIRRIAPDGERILTDFPFRGESAVMERGEIIERFFLPLLCGRPECNGFLVCCLFRRDLVEKRKIRFVENLSMKEDELFLLEYLLLVRRLTATERPLYDYLRFEASLCATYYKEGSDLDRERNWVLRARKQREIFRNSGLAERYPELAAEFRLREYYHAAQSVCCDPSCGAAARRARLKLLAERARREDGGGGSGTGGLFWFFLLHCLPLLPLLCHAKRKKDAFGRRRRRNAGKVQ, from the coding sequence ATGCCGGATAAACGTCCGCTGCTCAGCATCATCGTCCCGGTCTACAACACCTCCGAACGGCTGGAGGCGTGTCTTGAATCGCTGCTGGCGCAGACTGCGGCGGATCTCGAACTGATTCTGGTTGACGACGGTTCGACCGACCGGTCGGCGGACATCTGCCGGGCGTTTCAATCGCGCGATCCCGGCCGGATCCGGTTTTTCAGCGGGCCGAACCGTGGCGTGAGCGCGGCGAGGAACCGGGGACTCGATGCCGCGGCCGGCGAGTGGATCGCTTTCTGCGACTCCGACGACCGGGCCGATCCGGAGCTTTACCGGGTTCTGCACGCCAATGCCGTCGCCCGGAATGCCGAACTCAGCTGCTGCGCGATCCGCCGGATCGCGCCGGACGGCGAGAGGATTCTGACGGATTTTCCGTTCCGCGGCGAATCGGCCGTCATGGAGCGCGGGGAAATCATCGAGCGTTTTTTCCTGCCGCTTCTGTGCGGGCGTCCGGAGTGCAACGGCTTTCTGGTCTGCTGCCTGTTCCGCCGCGACCTGGTGGAGAAGCGGAAAATCCGCTTTGTGGAAAATCTGAGCATGAAGGAGGATGAACTCTTTCTGCTCGAATATCTTCTGCTGGTGCGGAGATTGACGGCGACGGAGCGCCCGCTTTACGATTATCTGCGCTTCGAAGCTTCTCTGTGCGCAACGTATTACAAGGAGGGTTCCGATCTAGACCGGGAGCGGAACTGGGTTCTGCGGGCCCGGAAGCAGCGGGAGATTTTCCGGAACAGCGGCCTGGCGGAGCGATATCCGGAGCTGGCCGCGGAATTCCGGCTGCGGGAGTACTATCATGCGGCGCAGTCCGTCTGCTGCGACCCCTCCTGCGGCGCGGCGGCACGCCGGGCGCGGCTGAAGCTTCTGGCGGAGCGGGCGCGCCGGGAAGATGGCGGCGGCGGTTCCGGCACGGGAGGGCTCTTCTGGTTTTTCCTGCTGCACTGTCTGCCGCTCCTGCCGCTGTTGTGCCATGCAAAACGGAAGAAGGACGCGTTCGGCCGGAGACGCCGCCGGAACGCGGGAAAGGTGCAGTGA
- a CDS encoding glycosyltransferase family 2 protein — MREAPLFSVIAVCCNVAPYAERMIGSIRAQGYAGFECLAVVEESDDGTERVIRKAIGDDPRFRVVTLPRSGSASASRNWGIDHARGGYLLFVDGDDWIEPDALEGFATLLAAHPKLDLIAGGSYDYRQLADGVPVRSGGHMQGTPGARFGSGVAFLESVDFADRWIPATWMNLYRRELLHGNGLYQAPGRLHQDDEWTYRVFLKAGAVAVAPFRHYDYRIHAASVTHAPGPKTMYDRAENVKSACRFFEAGEYPASFRRTLARHFCRHFLHAPFLLRNYSGKRLRRLVPREDCRRALLACLGTREQFRSYCRIVRAAGGAQLWFIPLMYLARKRGFFRLSEYFCRFWLNRFLPLFRNGSGEKGARHAG, encoded by the coding sequence ATGAGAGAAGCGCCGTTGTTTTCCGTCATTGCGGTCTGCTGCAACGTCGCGCCGTACGCGGAGCGGATGATCGGTTCGATCCGGGCGCAGGGCTATGCCGGGTTCGAATGCCTGGCCGTTGTCGAGGAGTCGGATGACGGCACGGAGCGGGTGATCCGCAAAGCGATCGGAGACGATCCGCGTTTCCGGGTCGTGACGCTGCCGCGCTCCGGCTCGGCCTCGGCCTCCCGCAACTGGGGGATCGACCACGCGCGCGGCGGCTATCTGCTTTTCGTCGATGGAGATGACTGGATCGAACCGGATGCGCTGGAAGGATTTGCAACGCTGCTGGCGGCACATCCGAAGCTCGACCTGATTGCCGGCGGGTCATACGATTACCGGCAGCTGGCGGATGGAGTTCCGGTCCGTTCCGGCGGCCATATGCAGGGAACGCCGGGAGCGCGGTTCGGATCGGGCGTCGCATTTTTGGAGTCGGTCGATTTCGCAGACCGCTGGATTCCTGCGACCTGGATGAATCTCTATCGCCGGGAGCTGCTGCACGGGAACGGGCTTTATCAGGCGCCCGGGCGCCTGCATCAGGACGACGAGTGGACCTACCGGGTTTTTCTGAAGGCCGGTGCAGTCGCGGTTGCGCCGTTCCGGCATTACGACTACCGGATTCACGCCGCTTCGGTGACGCATGCGCCGGGGCCGAAGACCATGTACGACCGGGCCGAAAACGTGAAATCGGCCTGCCGGTTTTTCGAGGCGGGGGAGTATCCGGCCTCGTTCCGGCGGACGCTGGCGCGTCATTTCTGCCGTCATTTTCTGCATGCGCCGTTCCTGCTGCGGAACTATTCGGGGAAGCGGCTCCGGAGGCTCGTCCCGCGGGAGGATTGCCGCCGGGCGCTGCTGGCCTGCCTCGGCACGAGGGAGCAGTTCCGTTCCTACTGCCGCATCGTCCGTGCGGCGGGCGGTGCGCAGCTCTGGTTCATTCCGCTGATGTATCTGGCGCGGAAAAGGGGATTTTTCCGGCTGTCGGAATATTTCTGCCGTTTCTGGCTCAACCGGTTCCTGCCGCTGTTCCGGAATGGTTCGGGGGAGAAGGGGGCGCGCCATGCCGGATAA